One Paracoccaceae bacterium genomic region harbors:
- the nudC gene encoding NAD(+) diphosphatase: MASGAGTGREDRVDGFAFGTSGLDRAAQLRGDPEALAARLADGRILPIWRGKPLIDRSTGLGWLEAGHPALTQGGPPVFLGLDEGVARFAQDISDWSPEAGAEAVQAGFFDASEQHHPALPPEQVFAELRGMMLRLTPREGELAATAKAVLGWHRSHGFCAVCGARSEPVQGGWQRRCTACGANHFPRTDPVVIMLVIHGNRALMGRSPGWPQGMYSCLAGFVEPGETIEAAVRREVVEETGVTIGRVRYAASQPWPFPASLMIGCVAQALTETLTPDPAEIEDARWIGREEMVEVMAGRHSDVRPARRGAIAHALISAWLADRLD; this comes from the coding sequence ATGGCATCAGGGGCCGGGACAGGACGGGAGGATCGCGTGGACGGTTTCGCCTTCGGGACATCGGGGCTGGACAGGGCGGCGCAGCTGCGCGGCGATCCCGAGGCGCTTGCGGCGCGACTTGCGGATGGCCGGATCCTGCCGATCTGGCGCGGCAAACCACTGATCGACAGGAGCACGGGGCTGGGCTGGCTGGAAGCCGGACATCCGGCGCTGACGCAGGGCGGACCGCCGGTGTTCCTCGGGCTTGACGAGGGGGTCGCGCGATTTGCGCAGGACATCTCGGACTGGTCGCCCGAAGCCGGTGCAGAGGCTGTTCAGGCCGGGTTCTTCGATGCCAGCGAACAACATCACCCCGCGCTGCCACCCGAACAGGTCTTTGCCGAACTGCGGGGCATGATGCTGCGGCTGACCCCGCGCGAGGGCGAACTCGCGGCCACCGCGAAGGCCGTGCTGGGCTGGCATCGCAGCCACGGATTCTGCGCGGTTTGCGGCGCGCGGTCGGAACCGGTTCAGGGCGGCTGGCAGCGGCGCTGCACCGCCTGCGGGGCGAACCACTTTCCGCGCACCGACCCGGTCGTGATCATGCTGGTCATCCATGGCAACCGCGCACTGATGGGCCGGTCGCCCGGCTGGCCGCAGGGCATGTACTCCTGCCTCGCGGGCTTCGTGGAACCGGGCGAGACGATCGAGGCCGCGGTGCGGCGCGAGGTGGTCGAGGAAACCGGCGTCACCATCGGCCGGGTGCGGTACGCCGCCAGCCAGCCCTGGCCGTTCCCGGCCTCGCTGATGATCGGCTGCGTGGCGCAGGCGCTGACCGAGACGCTGACGCCCGATCCGGCCGAAATCGAGGATGCCCGGTGGATCGGGCGCGAGGAAATGGTCGAGGTGATGGCCGGCCGGCATTCCGACGTGCGGCCGGCTCGTCGCGGCGCGATCGCACATGCGCTGATTTCGGCGTGGCTTGCGGATCGGCTGGATTGA
- a CDS encoding bifunctional 2',3'-cyclic-nucleotide 2'-phosphodiesterase/3'-nucleotidase, whose amino-acid sequence MTGAIGLPVLDDSAFRLRILATSDLHAHVYPWDYHADRPNDAVGLARTARLIDRFRVGATTILLDNGDFLLGCPIADRLPVLPDGPERVHPVIAAMNGLGYDAVTLGNHEFNHGLSYLRRVLADAAFPVISANTFLVDPAEAPGHLVPPFVLVERDLAAPDGRSARLRIGVIGFLPPQTMQWDSEVLAGRVETRDILATARDWVPRLRAAGADIVVALAHAGIGAADPKPGMEDAATALGALTGVDAIIAGHSHMVFPSPGFAEQPGVDPARGLLNGTPAVMPGAYGSHLGVIDLSLTHDRGGWRVTGAHCAVHPVFRPAGRGSPVAAATVDSCERVLAAAAADHAATLSAMRETLGHTWQRLTTHFALVSDTAAMRAVAAAQVHHIAPQMRGTPWEDLPLLAAAAPFKAGGRGGPDHFTDIPAGPVARRNLADLYPFPNRLRALQVTGAGLVEWLERAAAVFLQIRPGIANQPLIDHRFPGYNFDAIADLSYVIDPTAPARYDVSGELVDPQAHRIRDLRHLGRPVGQADRFVIVTSNFRIATWPRLSAAEGPRAVLGDATTGEGALVAWAQSGGALRIRTERNWRLHLPPGTSALLQTSPAADPADLAGSGLVAEPLGQDDRGFALMRLTADAG is encoded by the coding sequence ATGACGGGCGCAATCGGCCTGCCGGTGCTGGACGATTCTGCCTTCCGGCTGCGGATACTGGCAACCTCGGACCTGCATGCGCATGTCTATCCGTGGGACTATCATGCGGACCGCCCGAACGATGCCGTGGGTCTCGCCCGTACGGCGCGGCTGATCGACCGATTCCGCGTCGGGGCGACGACCATCCTGCTCGACAATGGCGATTTCCTTCTGGGTTGCCCGATTGCGGACCGGCTTCCTGTCCTGCCGGACGGTCCGGAACGGGTGCATCCGGTGATCGCCGCGATGAACGGGCTTGGCTATGACGCCGTGACGCTGGGCAATCACGAGTTCAACCATGGCCTGTCCTATCTTCGACGGGTGCTTGCCGATGCGGCCTTCCCGGTGATCTCGGCCAATACCTTCCTGGTCGACCCCGCAGAGGCTCCAGGCCATCTTGTTCCGCCCTTCGTCCTGGTCGAACGCGATCTGGCGGCGCCCGACGGCCGGTCCGCGCGGCTGCGCATCGGCGTCATCGGCTTCCTTCCCCCCCAGACGATGCAATGGGACAGTGAGGTCCTTGCCGGGCGGGTGGAGACCCGGGACATTCTGGCCACCGCGCGTGACTGGGTGCCCCGCCTGCGCGCCGCCGGGGCGGACATCGTCGTCGCCCTTGCCCATGCCGGGATCGGCGCCGCCGATCCGAAGCCGGGAATGGAGGATGCGGCCACGGCGCTCGGTGCCCTGACAGGGGTCGATGCGATCATTGCGGGCCATTCGCACATGGTTTTTCCCTCGCCGGGTTTCGCCGAACAGCCCGGGGTCGATCCGGCCCGGGGCCTGCTGAACGGCACGCCAGCCGTGATGCCCGGCGCCTACGGATCGCATCTGGGTGTGATTGACCTGTCACTGACACACGACCGGGGCGGCTGGCGCGTCACCGGCGCGCATTGCGCTGTTCACCCCGTGTTCCGGCCAGCCGGAAGGGGCAGCCCGGTTGCCGCTGCCACGGTGGACAGTTGCGAACGGGTGCTGGCGGCCGCCGCCGCCGACCACGCCGCCACCCTGTCGGCCATGCGCGAGACGCTGGGGCACACCTGGCAGCGCCTGACGACGCATTTCGCGCTTGTCTCCGACACGGCGGCGATGCGCGCCGTGGCCGCCGCGCAGGTTCACCACATCGCACCGCAGATGCGCGGCACGCCATGGGAAGACCTGCCGCTGCTGGCTGCGGCGGCGCCGTTCAAGGCAGGGGGGCGTGGCGGACCCGACCATTTCACCGACATTCCTGCCGGTCCGGTTGCCCGCAGGAACCTTGCGGATCTCTACCCGTTCCCGAATCGGCTTCGGGCGCTGCAGGTCACCGGTGCGGGGCTTGTGGAATGGCTCGAACGGGCGGCCGCCGTCTTCCTTCAGATCCGGCCCGGCATCGCGAACCAGCCGCTGATCGACCATCGGTTCCCGGGCTACAACTTCGACGCGATCGCGGACCTGTCCTATGTCATCGACCCCACGGCGCCGGCCCGCTATGACGTGAGCGGCGAACTGGTCGATCCGCAGGCGCACCGCATTCGCGATCTGCGCCATCTGGGGCGCCCGGTTGGTCAGGCGGACCGGTTCGTGATCGTCACCAGCAACTTCCGGATCGCGACCTGGCCGCGCCTTTCGGCGGCAGAGGGCCCGCGCGCAGTCCTGGGTGATGCCACGACCGGCGAAGGCGCGCTTGTCGCATGGGCGCAGTCGGGTGGCGCGCTGCGGATCCGGACCGAACGGAACTGGCGCCTCCACCTGCCGCCAGGAACTTCGGCGCTGCTGCAGACCTCGCCCGCGGCTGACCCGGCCGATCTGGCCGGATCAGGCCTGGTGGCCGAGCCCCTCGGGCAGGATGACCGTGGCTTTGCCCTGATGCGGCTGACCGCTGACGCAGGCTGA
- a CDS encoding ABC transporter permease — translation MLRQIAVPLAAVIAFLCFWEWIVWVNNWPNYKMASPSDLPPAFWRFRWLFLEMGWQTLWRTVAGLGIAVVVGTLLGMAMGFSRVVRDALYPLLVGFNAIPKATLVPVIALIFIGQHDFNTVLMAFLISFFPIAVSVGIGLSTLEPEYRDILRALGASRITIFRKIALPKTLPEFFGALKVSVTLAFIGTNLVEIVSPHSRGLGALFKSGETNGDYPLMFAVLIALAFLGIVLYYAVVALERIFAGWAERRAA, via the coding sequence ATGTTGAGGCAGATCGCCGTCCCGCTTGCCGCTGTCATTGCGTTCCTGTGCTTCTGGGAATGGATCGTCTGGGTGAACAACTGGCCGAACTACAAGATGGCCTCGCCATCGGATCTGCCGCCGGCATTCTGGCGGTTCCGCTGGCTGTTCCTCGAGATGGGCTGGCAGACGCTGTGGCGCACGGTGGCAGGGCTCGGGATTGCCGTGGTGGTTGGCACCCTGCTTGGCATGGCGATGGGATTCTCGCGCGTCGTACGCGATGCGCTTTACCCCCTGCTGGTGGGCTTCAACGCCATCCCCAAGGCCACCCTGGTGCCGGTGATCGCGCTGATCTTCATCGGGCAGCACGATTTCAACACCGTGCTGATGGCGTTCCTGATCTCGTTCTTTCCGATCGCGGTGTCGGTCGGCATCGGCCTGTCCACGCTGGAGCCCGAATACCGTGACATCCTGCGCGCGCTTGGCGCGTCCAGGATCACGATCTTTCGCAAGATCGCCCTGCCGAAGACGCTGCCGGAGTTCTTCGGTGCGCTGAAGGTATCGGTCACACTGGCCTTCATCGGAACCAATCTCGTCGAGATCGTGTCGCCCCACAGCCGTGGCCTTGGCGCCCTTTTCAAGTCGGGAGAGACGAACGGTGACTATCCGCTGATGTTTGCCGTCCTGATCGCCTTGGCCTTTCTGGGGATCGTGCTGTACTACGCCGTCGTGGCACTGGAACGCATCTTCGCCGGATGGGCCGAACGACGGGCTGCGTGA
- a CDS encoding ABC transporter substrate-binding protein: MFLRHLFTATFALAALPAAAQTNLPFALDWKFEGPSAPYFLSIDNGHFEAEGLTVEILEGAGSLDAIPKVATGAFPVGFADINSLMKFLDQNPDAPVIAVMMVYDKPPFAMVGRKSLGIEGPKDIEGKILGAPPPDGAWAQFPIFAAANGIDMSTVTVEPVGFPTREPMLAEGKVAAVTGFSFSSTLNLKRLGVPEDDLSVVLMADHGVALYGNAIIANAEYAAQNPAVIEGFLRAVAKGWKDAIASPDAAVDALIKRNPAADKALETERLAMSVADNVLTDHVKANGMGGVDPARMATAIEQTKTVYEFKTEPDASKYFTDAYLPKDGSLMLQ; the protein is encoded by the coding sequence ATGTTCCTGCGTCACCTGTTCACCGCCACCTTCGCTCTTGCTGCGCTTCCGGCTGCCGCCCAGACCAATCTGCCCTTCGCGCTTGACTGGAAGTTCGAGGGCCCGTCAGCGCCCTACTTCCTGTCGATCGACAACGGTCACTTCGAGGCCGAGGGCCTGACCGTCGAAATCCTTGAGGGGGCCGGTTCGCTCGATGCGATTCCCAAGGTCGCGACGGGGGCGTTCCCGGTCGGCTTTGCCGACATCAACAGCCTGATGAAGTTCCTTGACCAGAATCCCGACGCCCCGGTGATCGCGGTCATGATGGTCTATGACAAGCCGCCCTTCGCGATGGTCGGGCGCAAGTCGCTGGGGATCGAGGGGCCCAAGGATATCGAGGGCAAGATTCTGGGCGCCCCCCCGCCGGACGGTGCCTGGGCACAGTTCCCGATCTTTGCCGCCGCGAATGGCATCGACATGTCCACCGTGACCGTGGAGCCTGTCGGTTTCCCCACCCGCGAACCCATGCTCGCCGAAGGCAAGGTTGCCGCGGTCACCGGGTTCTCGTTCTCGTCGACGCTGAACCTGAAACGCCTGGGCGTGCCCGAGGATGACCTCTCGGTCGTCCTGATGGCGGATCACGGCGTGGCACTCTATGGCAACGCGATCATCGCGAACGCGGAATATGCTGCCCAGAACCCCGCGGTGATCGAGGGGTTCCTGCGTGCGGTGGCGAAGGGCTGGAAGGACGCGATCGCCAGTCCGGATGCGGCCGTCGACGCGCTGATCAAGCGCAACCCGGCGGCCGACAAGGCGCTTGAGACCGAGCGGCTGGCCATGTCGGTGGCCGACAACGTGCTGACCGACCATGTCAAGGCAAACGGAATGGGCGGGGTGGACCCGGCGCGCATGGCCACGGCGATCGAGCAGACAAAGACGGTCTATGAATTCAAGACCGAGCCCGATGCGTCGAAGTACTTCACCGATGCCTACCTGCCGAAGGATGGCAGCCTGATGCTGCAATGA
- a CDS encoding ABC transporter ATP-binding protein, which translates to MTNLIEIKGVTHAYRTQAGPLPVLDNLNLAIPEGEFAAVVGPSGCGKSTLTRLVAGLMKPDRGEVWLHGQIVKSPRKTVGMAFQNPVLLEWRTILQNVILPLEIVAPSMSRAMRVARAEELLALVGLTGFEEKRPSELSGGMRQRASLCRAIVHKPEVLIMDEPFGALDAFTREDLWQTMRDLRAKEPFTCVLITHDLRESVFLGDQVIVLSGRPATTQHVLDVTLPADRTIDSLYTPEAAAMLHTLRSQISIAQGRAGVAH; encoded by the coding sequence ATGACGAACCTCATCGAGATCAAGGGCGTGACCCACGCCTACCGCACGCAGGCCGGTCCGCTGCCGGTGCTGGACAACCTGAACCTTGCGATACCCGAGGGCGAGTTTGCCGCCGTCGTCGGGCCTTCGGGCTGTGGCAAGTCCACGCTGACCCGGCTGGTCGCGGGCCTGATGAAGCCGGATCGCGGCGAGGTCTGGTTGCACGGCCAGATCGTGAAATCCCCGCGCAAGACCGTCGGGATGGCGTTCCAGAACCCCGTCCTGCTGGAATGGCGCACCATCCTGCAGAACGTCATCCTGCCGCTGGAAATTGTTGCGCCTTCGATGTCGCGCGCCATGCGGGTGGCCCGGGCAGAGGAGCTGCTGGCGCTTGTCGGCCTGACAGGGTTCGAGGAGAAGCGCCCGTCGGAACTGTCGGGCGGAATGCGGCAACGCGCCAGCCTTTGCCGTGCCATCGTCCACAAGCCCGAGGTGCTGATCATGGACGAGCCCTTTGGCGCGCTCGATGCCTTCACGCGCGAGGATCTGTGGCAGACGATGCGCGACCTGCGGGCGAAGGAACCCTTCACCTGCGTGCTGATCACCCATGACCTGCGCGAGAGCGTGTTCCTGGGCGATCAGGTGATTGTGCTTTCGGGCCGCCCGGCCACCACGCAGCATGTGCTTGACGTGACCTTGCCGGCCGATCGCACCATCGACAGCCTCTACACACCCGAGGCCGCCGCCATGCTGCACACGCTCCGCAGCCAGATCAGCATCGCGCAGGGACGCGCGGGGGTGGCGCACTGA